From the Burkholderia sp. WP9 genome, the window TCCCGTCATGGCTCGCGAGTTTCCGCTCTTCTACAGGGTGCAGGGCAAGGAGCGCGAGATCGGCAAGCTCTACGTGGAGGCGACGCTGCTCGACCTCTACCGGCAGTTGAAGCGGACCGCCGCGACGATTCTGATCACGCAGGCCGCCAACACTTTTTTCGTCTCGCTGTTCATCGTCTACATCCTGTCCCGTCTTGTGATGCGGCACGTCGCGGCCATTGCGCGTACGGTGGAGAACTACGATTTTCGTGAACCGCCCAGGCCGTTCAGCCTCCAGCGCCGCAAACGGCGTGAGCCGGACGAACTCGACCGTGTGGCGGCCGCATTCAATGCGATGGGCGCGCGGCTTCACTGCGCGTATCGCGACGAGCAGAATACGGCGGCTGAACGCGAAGCACGCAATCTGGCGGAAGCGGCCAATCGGGCCAAAGGCGAGTTCCTGGCGAACATGAGTCACGAGTTGCGCACACCGCTGAACGGTATTCTCGGCTATGCGCAGATTCTCGAGTGCGATGCCACGTTGAGCGAGCGGCAGCGAGAACGTGTGGCGGTCATCCGCCATAGTGGCGAGCATCTGCTGACGTTGATCGAAGACACGCTTGATTTCGCGAGGATCGAAGCGGGCAAGCTGAGAGTCGAAATAAACGATGTGCCGCTGGCGGGGTTTGTCGATGCCATTCGGGACATCATCGAAGTAAAAGCCGAGCAGAAGCATCTCGACTTCATCTGCGAATTCGCGGACGATGCGCCCGACGGCGTGCGTGCCGATGAGCGACGCTTGCGGCAGGTCATGCTCAATCTGCTTGCCAACGCCGTCAAGTTCACCGACTCCGGTTGCGTGAGCCTCCTTGTCTCCAGATCAGAGGCAAACCGCGTCCGTTTCGAAGTGCGCGACACGGGGGTGGGCATTGGTCACGATCAACTGAATACGATCTTCGAGCCCTTCGAACAACTGGGCGCGGCTGAGCGGCGAGCAGGCGGGACCGGCCTCGGCCTCGCCATCAGCCGTGAGTTCGTGCGTGCAATGGGCGGCGAGATCGAGGTGGAAAGCCGCCTCGGGCAGGGCAGTACTTTCCGCTTCGAACTGCCGCCCGCGAGCGTGACGCCCGTGTTGCGCAAGACAGCGGCCCCAGCGTCGCTCTCGTCCACGGCGACGGGCTATGAGGGGCCGCGCAGGAAGGTGCTGGTCGTCGACGATATCGAGGTCAATCGTGCGATCGTTGTAGACCTGCTAGGCCGTCTCGGCTTCGACACCGTCGAGGCGCAAGACGGTCGCGATGGGTTCGAGACGGCGCAACGCGAACGACCGGCACTCATTCTTACGGACATCGTGATGCCCGAAATGAACGGCCTTGAATTGACGCGCAACCTGCGACAATCGCAGGGGTTCGCTCATGTTCCGATCATTGCCATGTCCGCCAGCCCTTCCGGGATCAACAAGGCGATGAGCATGGAAGCGGGCGTGAACGCGTTCCTGCCAAAGCCGGTCGACCTCGAAGCGCTGCTGGCGCAGATCGCCACGCTACTTGGGCTGAGGTGGATCCATGCGTCGCCGGCCGAGCGTGACGTGACGCCGGAGGTTAGCCTCGCAGCCGTGCCCCGGCGGCAGATGGAAGAATTGCATCATCTTGCGCGCCTTGGCGATATGCATGAAATCATCGCGTGGGCCGAGAACCTGGCGGCGCGCGATTCGCGTTATGGCTCTTTCACGGGGCAACTCTGTGCACTGGCTCGCAACTATCAGTCGAAGTCGATTCTCCATCTGGTCGAACGGTATCTGACTCTCGAGGGCAAGCCATGAACGAGCCCAACGCGGAGGCCCGAGAACGGCCGACGATCCTCATCGCCGACGACACGCCGGCGAATTTCGGCGTGGTCGTCGACAGTTTGACGGACCGCGGCTTTCGGGTGCTCATTGCGCTCGACGGCGAAGAGGCGCTGGAGCGTGCGCTGTTTTCCGCGCCAGACCTGATCCTGCTCGATGTGAAGATGCCGGGAATCGACGGCTTCGAGACTTGCCGGAGGCTCAAGGCGGACCCGCGCACGCGCGATATCGCGGTCATTTTCATGACCTCCTTGACGGGCGCGGAAGACATGGTCGAGGGTTTCTCGGCCGGGGGCGTCGACTACGTGGCGAAGCCAGTCCGTGTCAACGAAATGATGGCGCGCATCGAGACGCATCTCGCGTTGCGCGTGATGCACCGGCAGCTTGTCGTGCAGAACCGCCAGCTCATGAACGAGGTGGCGGTGCGCCACGAGGCCGAGGCCGAATTGTCGCGCGCGCGCGACGCGCTCGAGCAGACGGTCGAGCAGCGCACGAGGCAACTCGCGGAGTCGAATGCGCGGCTGTCCGCTCAGGTGGACGAGCGCCGCCGGGCGGAAGCGAAGTTGCAGGCGAGCGAAGCGCGTTTTCGCACGATTGTCGAAACCAGCCCGATTCCGCTGTGCATCACGTCGATGCCCGACGGCGTCATTCTGTACGCGAATGAGCCGTTGCGAAAACTGGTCGGTCTCGATACGGGCATGGGCCCGTTGACCAACATCGTCGATTTCTATATGGATGCCGGCGACCGTGACCGGCTCCTGTCGCATCTGCGCACGGAGGGCAGTTTCAGCAACAGCGAAGTGCATATGCGGCGCGCCGACGGCTCGCCGTTCTGGGCCATGGCGACCGCGCGCGTGGCGACCTTCGGCGATGCCCCGGCGATCTACGTCGGTCTGAACGACATCACGTCGCGCAAGCGTATCGAGCAGGAGTTGTTCGAATCGCGCAATCAGTTGCGCGAGTTGTCCGCGTACATGGAGGCGATTCGCGAGGAAGAGCGCAAGCGCATCGCCATGGAGATTCACGATGAACTCGGCCAATTGCTGACCGCGCTGAAAATGGATGTCTCCCTGCTGAAAATGCGTCTCGGCACCGATCCGGAGGCGATGCGCAAAGCCGACGACATGCGCGAACTCGTCGAAAAGACCATCTGGATGGTCCGCAATGTCGCGAACCATTTGCGGCCGGTGGCGCTCAACTTCGGGGTCGTGTCGGCGCTGGAATGGCTGGTGGAGGATTTCATGCGGCGCCATGGCATTCTTTGCCAGTTGCACATCAACGGGGGGGAACCCGTGCTGCCGGAGGCTTGTGCCACAGCCGTATTCCGGATCGTTCAGGCTTCGCTCACCAACGTCGGTCGCCACGCGCGGGCAACGCGTGCCGACGTGACGCTGACTAGCACGGCGGCGGCGCTCGAACTGCACGTGAGCGACGACGGCTGCGGATTCGATCCATCCATGGCGCGTACGGGTTATTCGTACGGACTGCTGGGCATGCAGGAGCGCGCCCGCCTGATCGGCGGCGCGATGAGTATCGACAGTGCGCAGGGCATGGGCACCGCGATTTCCATTCACATTCCGCTTACAGGCGCAGCAGAAAATGATCGACGTCCTGATTGCCGATGATCACGCCGTGGTGCGTGGCGGCCTGAAACAGATTCTCGCGACGACCACGGATATCGTCGTCGCCGCCGAGGCCGCACAAGGTTCGGAAGTGCTCGATCGGCTGCGTACGCGGCGGTTCGATCTGGTGCTGCTGGACATGACGATGCCCGGCATCAGCGGGGTCGATCTGATTCGGCGAGTGCGTGCCGAGCAGCCGTCCTTGCCGATTCTCGTGCTGAGCATCCACAACGAGGCACAGGTCGTGTCGCGCGCGCTGCGCGCGGGCGCGA encodes:
- a CDS encoding ATP-binding protein, encoding MKHNLFDAWWSLISRFRSSLVSRLLVTVLLVSCAVTVLLTGLQLYRDYEQGVKQIDNRLVDIDRSSRDSLAEALWRLDDAQLQLELNGILRLADIRAVEIREAGKAGQSAYLSAGQRSAGPVMAREFPLFYRVQGKEREIGKLYVEATLLDLYRQLKRTAATILITQAANTFFVSLFIVYILSRLVMRHVAAIARTVENYDFREPPRPFSLQRRKRREPDELDRVAAAFNAMGARLHCAYRDEQNTAAEREARNLAEAANRAKGEFLANMSHELRTPLNGILGYAQILECDATLSERQRERVAVIRHSGEHLLTLIEDTLDFARIEAGKLRVEINDVPLAGFVDAIRDIIEVKAEQKHLDFICEFADDAPDGVRADERRLRQVMLNLLANAVKFTDSGCVSLLVSRSEANRVRFEVRDTGVGIGHDQLNTIFEPFEQLGAAERRAGGTGLGLAISREFVRAMGGEIEVESRLGQGSTFRFELPPASVTPVLRKTAAPASLSSTATGYEGPRRKVLVVDDIEVNRAIVVDLLGRLGFDTVEAQDGRDGFETAQRERPALILTDIVMPEMNGLELTRNLRQSQGFAHVPIIAMSASPSGINKAMSMEAGVNAFLPKPVDLEALLAQIATLLGLRWIHASPAERDVTPEVSLAAVPRRQMEELHHLARLGDMHEIIAWAENLAARDSRYGSFTGQLCALARNYQSKSILHLVERYLTLEGKP
- a CDS encoding response regulator, which gives rise to MNEPNAEARERPTILIADDTPANFGVVVDSLTDRGFRVLIALDGEEALERALFSAPDLILLDVKMPGIDGFETCRRLKADPRTRDIAVIFMTSLTGAEDMVEGFSAGGVDYVAKPVRVNEMMARIETHLALRVMHRQLVVQNRQLMNEVAVRHEAEAELSRARDALEQTVEQRTRQLAESNARLSAQVDERRRAEAKLQASEARFRTIVETSPIPLCITSMPDGVILYANEPLRKLVGLDTGMGPLTNIVDFYMDAGDRDRLLSHLRTEGSFSNSEVHMRRADGSPFWAMATARVATFGDAPAIYVGLNDITSRKRIEQELFESRNQLRELSAYMEAIREEERKRIAMEIHDELGQLLTALKMDVSLLKMRLGTDPEAMRKADDMRELVEKTIWMVRNVANHLRPVALNFGVVSALEWLVEDFMRRHGILCQLHINGGEPVLPEACATAVFRIVQASLTNVGRHARATRADVTLTSTAAALELHVSDDGCGFDPSMARTGYSYGLLGMQERARLIGGAMSIDSAQGMGTAISIHIPLTGAAENDRRPDCR